One Microvirga thermotolerans DNA window includes the following coding sequences:
- a CDS encoding DUF2794 domain-containing protein — MSEGDLAEPLRGGPASHSGHVLPFPAAAPRTVSFDRQELQAILNLYGRKVAEGEWRDYAMDFLPDRAVFSIFRRTSEMPLYRIEKVPKLSRRQGAYAVVVSSGLILKRGHELPTVLRVLDKPLKVVS, encoded by the coding sequence ATGAGCGAAGGTGATCTCGCGGAGCCGCTCCGCGGCGGCCCGGCCTCCCATTCGGGACACGTGCTCCCGTTCCCGGCCGCCGCACCCAGAACCGTCTCGTTCGACCGGCAGGAACTCCAGGCCATCCTCAACCTCTACGGACGCAAGGTCGCGGAGGGCGAATGGCGCGACTACGCCATGGACTTCCTCCCCGACAGGGCGGTCTTCTCCATCTTCCGCCGCACCTCCGAGATGCCGCTCTACCGGATCGAGAAGGTGCCGAAGCTCTCCCGCCGGCAGGGCGCCTACGCGGTGGTCGTCTCCTCGGGGCTGATCCTCAAGCGCGGCCACGAGCTTCCCACGGTGCTGCGGGTCCTCGACAAGCCCCTGAAGGTGGTGTCCTGA
- a CDS encoding zinc-binding alcohol dehydrogenase family protein has protein sequence MRAVAYREPLPADNEAALVDIELPVPQPGGRDLLVEVRAVSVNPVDVKVRSRMAPEPGTARVLGFDAAGVVRAAGPGASLFRPGDEVFYAGSLIRPGTNAEYHLVDERIVGAKPRSLGFAQAAALPLTALTAWETLFDRIDIRRPVPGAAPVLLIVGGAGGVGSMAIQLARRLTDLTVVATASRPETEAWCRDLGAHHVIDHRRPLGEQMQALGLGAPSFVFSITHTDAHFPAVAELIAPQGRLGVIDDPAGIDVTLLKRKSVSLHWESMFTRSTFQTADMERQHEILNEVARLVDAGTIRTTLAEVAGPIDAATLRRAHAFIESGRARGKIVLEGF, from the coding sequence ATGCGCGCCGTCGCCTACCGCGAGCCCCTTCCCGCCGACAACGAGGCCGCCCTCGTCGACATCGAGCTGCCGGTGCCGCAGCCCGGGGGGCGCGACCTGCTGGTCGAGGTGAGGGCCGTCTCCGTGAACCCGGTGGACGTGAAGGTGCGCTCCAGGATGGCGCCGGAGCCGGGGACGGCGCGGGTCCTGGGCTTCGACGCGGCCGGGGTCGTCCGTGCGGCGGGGCCGGGGGCGAGCCTTTTCCGGCCGGGGGACGAGGTCTTCTACGCCGGGTCGCTGATCCGGCCCGGCACGAACGCGGAGTACCACCTGGTGGACGAGCGGATCGTGGGGGCGAAGCCGCGGAGCCTGGGCTTCGCCCAGGCCGCCGCCCTGCCCCTGACCGCGCTGACCGCCTGGGAGACCCTGTTCGACCGCATCGACATCCGCCGTCCGGTGCCCGGCGCGGCGCCCGTCCTGCTGATCGTCGGCGGCGCCGGCGGGGTCGGATCCATGGCGATCCAGCTCGCCCGCCGGCTCACGGACCTCACCGTGGTCGCCACCGCCTCCCGGCCCGAGACGGAGGCCTGGTGCCGGGACCTCGGCGCCCATCACGTGATCGACCACCGCAGGCCTCTCGGGGAGCAGATGCAGGCGCTCGGCCTCGGCGCCCCTTCCTTCGTCTTCTCCATCACCCACACCGACGCGCATTTCCCCGCCGTCGCGGAGCTGATCGCGCCGCAGGGCAGGCTCGGCGTGATCGACGATCCGGCGGGAATCGACGTGACCCTGCTCAAGCGCAAGAGCGTGTCCCTGCACTGGGAATCCATGTTCACCCGCTCCACCTTCCAGACCGCGGACATGGAGCGCCAGCACGAGATCCTGAACGAGGTGGCGCGGCTGGTCGATGCCGGGACGATCCGCACCACCCTCGCCGAGGTCGCCGGCCCGATCGACGCCGCGACCCTGCGGCGCGCGCATGCCTTCATCGAGAGCGGCCGCGCGCGGGGCAAGATCGTGCTGGAGGGCTTCTGA
- a CDS encoding winged helix-turn-helix transcriptional regulator, whose protein sequence is MTRSARRAPAPTTCSVEGTLGLIDGKWKIVILYKLLRGTLRFNEIRRLLPGVTQRMLTNQLRELEADGLVTRTVYAQVPPRVEYSLSELGRSLEPVLMAMKAWGDANLKKLNLSSSRAEAA, encoded by the coding sequence ATGACCCGTTCCGCCCGCAGGGCGCCCGCGCCCACGACCTGTTCCGTGGAAGGCACGCTCGGCCTGATCGACGGCAAGTGGAAGATCGTGATCCTCTACAAGCTCCTGCGCGGCACCCTGCGCTTCAACGAGATCCGCCGCCTCCTGCCCGGCGTCACGCAGCGGATGCTGACGAACCAGCTGCGGGAGCTGGAGGCCGACGGCCTGGTGACGCGGACGGTCTACGCCCAGGTGCCGCCCAGGGTGGAATACAGCCTCTCGGAACTCGGCCGCAGCCTCGAGCCGGTGCTCATGGCCATGAAGGCCTGGGGGGACGCCAACCTGAAGAAGCTGAATCTGTCGTCGTCGCGGGCCGAGGCAGCCTAA
- a CDS encoding NAD-glutamate dehydrogenase has protein sequence MKLDPSTSGGELTAQAVAVLETGHTDVPPTFLHVLFGRVPSEDLAAYSPQALAELASKAYEHLKAPRPETGADVRLIDVEVEREGRRRDVTILEVVNDNMPFLLDSTLAELVDEGYEPLLVAHPILAVERERDGSLVRLLGEATAHARIGVKRESFIHIHLPRIDDAEARERLTEALRRVYKDVALAVHDWPGMRARVTELVQNYRLHPPPLPEDEVKEAVAFLDWIAQDNFTFLGLREYRLPLGDTAADPVEGSGLGLLRDPSVKVLRRGRELVAMTPEIRAFLELPKALIITKANVKSRVHRRAHLDYVGVKLFDGEGRLQGELRIVGLFTASAYTNTTGEVPYLRHKVAKIVARAGFDPASYSGRSLLNVLENYPRDELFQIDEDTLYHFALDIMSLSERPRIRALARPDQFDRFVSVLVYVPKDRYDTDIRRRIGEFLASVYEGRVSASYPAYPEGPLARTHYIIGRDEGETPKISRETLEAGIAGIVRTWSDALRDRLDDTVGGARARALAARYAHAFSAAYREAFGAEQAIADIAILEQLSEARPRAVDLYRREGDDGTRVHLKVFSRATALPLSERVPLLENLGFRVVNERTYRVLSSGVTGMDRVWLHDMTLERASGGPIAIDAIQDLIEAALLALFRGLAESDAFNRLVLEAGLGWRDVAMVRAFGRYLRQIRIPYAQDYLAGTLARHSAIAVKLVELFYARFDPRVENAAERASSEAALRAEIEEMLKEVTSLDDDRILRRFINLIEAAVRTNFFQLESNGLPRQTIAFKFECAKVDGIPLPKPLYEIFVYSPRVEGVHLRFGKVARGGLRWSDRPQDFRTEVLGLVKAQQVKNAVIVPVGAKGGFVPKQLPPASDRQAWLAEGTESYRIFVRTLLQLTDNIEGDRVVPPADTVRHDGDDPYLVVAADKGTATFSDTANALSAEKHHWLGDAFASGGSNGYDHKKMGITARGAWEAVKRHFREMDVDIQSEPVTVVGVGDMSGDVFGNGMLLSRAIKLVAAFDHRDIFLDPNPDPEAAFRERERLFNLPRSSWQDYDKALISKGGGVFARSAKSIPLSPEVRAVLGFDKAEATPSEVMSAILRAPVGLLWFGGIGTYVRASTETDEQVGDRANDAIRITGAEVRAQVIGEGANLGMTQRGRIEAARAGVRLNTDAIDNSAGVNTSDVEVNIKIALAVPERDGRLTPDARNALLVDMTDEVARLVLRNNYLQTLALSLSERRSLAGMGFARRLMHMLEAQGRLDRNVEYLPDDATLTERARRGEGLTRPEIAVLLAYAKLSLHDELLESTVPDDPYLGKELERYFPQEMRERFPDAIAGHRLRREIIATQLANAIVNRGGPTVVARLVDQTGADAPTIAAAYAATRDSFGLTELNGAIDALDGMVPGALQLRLYGELQELLMNRIVWFIRNVDFTSTTLDAVIGTYASGIAEIERGLRETLAQEALDAWDARAKALVEQGAPEELARRLSALPDLVAAPDIVLTAQKTGKPVVDIARIHFAVEGAFRLGALIGAAREIAVSDYFDRLALDRAIDSIASAHRNLTAEVAAQDAAGADAVRAWSEKRGADVARIRNAVDSIVLSGLTLSKVTVAASLLGDLARV, from the coding sequence ATGAAGCTGGACCCTTCCACCAGCGGAGGCGAACTGACGGCCCAGGCCGTCGCCGTGCTCGAGACCGGGCACACGGACGTCCCCCCCACCTTCCTGCACGTGCTGTTCGGCCGGGTGCCCTCCGAGGACCTGGCCGCCTATTCGCCGCAGGCTCTCGCCGAGCTGGCGTCCAAGGCCTACGAGCACCTCAAGGCGCCCCGTCCCGAGACCGGCGCCGACGTCCGCCTCATCGACGTGGAGGTGGAGCGGGAGGGCCGCCGCCGGGACGTGACGATCCTCGAGGTCGTCAACGACAACATGCCCTTCCTTCTCGATTCGACCCTCGCCGAGCTCGTCGACGAGGGATACGAGCCGCTCCTCGTCGCGCATCCGATCCTCGCGGTCGAGCGCGAGCGGGACGGATCGCTCGTGCGCCTTCTCGGCGAGGCGACCGCCCATGCCCGGATCGGCGTGAAGCGCGAGAGCTTCATCCACATCCACCTGCCGCGCATCGACGACGCGGAGGCCCGCGAGCGCCTGACCGAGGCCCTGCGCCGGGTCTACAAGGACGTGGCCCTCGCCGTGCACGACTGGCCCGGCATGCGCGCCCGCGTCACCGAGCTCGTCCAGAACTACCGGCTCCACCCGCCGCCGCTGCCGGAGGACGAGGTGAAGGAGGCCGTCGCCTTCCTCGACTGGATCGCCCAGGACAACTTCACCTTCCTGGGACTGCGCGAATACCGCCTGCCCCTCGGCGACACCGCCGCCGATCCGGTGGAGGGCTCCGGGCTCGGCCTCCTGCGCGACCCCTCCGTGAAGGTCCTGCGCCGCGGCCGCGAGCTGGTGGCGATGACGCCGGAGATCCGCGCCTTCCTGGAGCTGCCGAAGGCGCTGATCATCACCAAGGCGAACGTCAAGTCGCGCGTGCATCGCCGCGCCCATCTCGACTATGTGGGCGTGAAGCTGTTCGACGGCGAAGGACGGCTGCAGGGCGAGCTGCGCATCGTCGGCCTGTTCACCGCGAGCGCCTACACGAACACGACGGGCGAGGTGCCCTACCTGCGCCACAAGGTGGCGAAGATCGTCGCCCGCGCGGGCTTCGACCCGGCGAGCTATTCCGGCCGTTCGCTCCTCAACGTGCTGGAGAACTATCCCCGCGACGAGCTCTTCCAGATCGACGAGGACACGCTCTACCACTTCGCCCTCGACATCATGAGCCTGTCGGAGCGGCCCCGCATCCGCGCGCTCGCCCGGCCCGACCAGTTCGACCGCTTCGTGTCGGTCCTGGTCTACGTGCCGAAGGACCGCTACGACACGGATATCCGCCGCCGCATCGGCGAGTTCCTGGCGAGCGTGTACGAGGGCCGCGTCTCGGCGTCCTACCCGGCCTATCCCGAAGGCCCCCTGGCGCGCACCCACTACATCATCGGCCGCGACGAGGGCGAGACGCCAAAGATCTCCCGCGAGACCCTGGAGGCGGGCATCGCCGGCATCGTGCGCACCTGGAGCGACGCGCTCCGCGACCGGCTCGACGACACGGTCGGCGGCGCCCGGGCCCGCGCGCTCGCCGCGCGCTACGCCCATGCCTTCAGCGCCGCCTACCGCGAGGCCTTCGGTGCCGAGCAGGCCATCGCCGACATCGCGATCCTCGAGCAGCTCTCCGAGGCGCGCCCGCGCGCGGTCGACCTCTACCGCCGGGAAGGGGACGACGGGACGCGCGTCCATCTCAAGGTCTTCTCCCGCGCCACGGCGCTGCCGCTCTCCGAGCGCGTGCCGCTCCTGGAGAATCTCGGCTTCCGCGTGGTGAACGAACGGACCTACCGGGTCCTGTCCTCGGGCGTGACCGGCATGGACCGGGTCTGGCTCCACGACATGACCCTGGAGCGCGCCTCCGGCGGCCCCATCGCCATCGACGCGATCCAGGACCTCATCGAGGCGGCGCTGCTCGCCCTGTTCCGCGGCCTCGCGGAATCGGACGCCTTCAACCGCCTCGTGCTGGAGGCGGGCCTCGGCTGGCGCGACGTGGCGATGGTGCGCGCCTTCGGCCGCTACCTGCGCCAGATCCGCATCCCCTATGCGCAGGACTATCTTGCCGGCACCCTGGCGCGCCACAGCGCCATCGCGGTGAAGCTCGTCGAGCTGTTCTACGCCCGCTTCGACCCGCGCGTCGAGAATGCGGCCGAGCGCGCCTCGTCCGAGGCCGCGCTTCGGGCCGAGATCGAGGAGATGCTGAAGGAGGTCACGAGCCTCGACGACGACCGCATCCTGCGCCGCTTCATCAACCTCATCGAAGCGGCCGTGCGCACCAACTTCTTCCAGCTCGAGAGCAACGGCCTGCCGCGCCAGACCATCGCCTTCAAGTTCGAATGCGCGAAGGTCGACGGGATCCCGCTGCCGAAGCCGCTCTACGAGATCTTCGTCTACTCGCCGCGGGTCGAGGGCGTGCACCTGCGCTTCGGCAAGGTGGCGCGCGGCGGCCTGCGCTGGTCGGACCGGCCGCAGGATTTCCGCACCGAGGTGCTCGGCCTCGTCAAGGCGCAGCAGGTGAAGAACGCGGTCATCGTGCCCGTCGGCGCCAAGGGCGGCTTCGTGCCCAAGCAGCTGCCGCCGGCGAGCGACCGCCAGGCCTGGCTCGCGGAAGGCACGGAGAGCTACCGCATCTTCGTGCGCACGCTCCTGCAGCTCACCGACAACATCGAGGGCGACCGCGTGGTGCCGCCCGCCGACACCGTGCGCCACGACGGGGACGATCCCTATCTCGTGGTCGCGGCGGACAAGGGCACGGCCACCTTCTCCGACACCGCGAACGCGCTTTCCGCCGAGAAGCACCACTGGCTCGGCGACGCCTTCGCCTCCGGCGGCAGCAATGGCTACGACCACAAGAAGATGGGCATCACCGCCCGCGGCGCGTGGGAGGCGGTGAAGCGCCACTTCCGCGAGATGGACGTGGACATCCAGTCCGAGCCGGTGACGGTGGTGGGCGTGGGCGACATGTCGGGCGACGTGTTCGGCAACGGCATGCTGCTCTCGCGGGCGATCAAGCTGGTCGCAGCCTTCGACCACCGGGACATCTTCCTCGATCCGAACCCCGATCCCGAAGCCGCGTTCAGGGAGCGCGAGCGCCTGTTCAACCTGCCCCGCTCCAGCTGGCAGGACTACGACAAGGCGCTGATCTCCAAGGGCGGCGGCGTCTTTGCGCGCAGCGCGAAATCCATTCCCCTGTCCCCGGAGGTCCGCGCCGTGCTCGGCTTCGACAAGGCCGAGGCGACGCCCAGCGAGGTGATGAGCGCGATCCTCAGGGCGCCCGTCGGCCTGCTCTGGTTCGGCGGCATCGGCACCTACGTCCGCGCCTCGACCGAGACGGACGAGCAGGTGGGCGACCGCGCCAACGACGCGATCCGCATCACCGGCGCGGAGGTCAGGGCGCAGGTGATCGGCGAGGGCGCCAATCTGGGCATGACCCAGCGCGGGCGCATCGAGGCGGCGCGGGCGGGCGTGCGGCTCAACACCGACGCCATCGACAACTCCGCCGGCGTCAACACCTCCGACGTGGAGGTGAACATCAAGATCGCCCTCGCCGTGCCCGAGCGCGACGGCCGCCTCACGCCCGACGCGCGCAACGCGCTCCTCGTCGACATGACCGACGAGGTCGCGCGCCTCGTGCTGCGCAACAACTACCTGCAGACCCTGGCGCTCTCCCTCTCGGAGCGGCGCAGCCTCGCGGGCATGGGCTTCGCCCGCCGCCTCATGCACATGCTGGAGGCGCAAGGGCGGCTCGACCGGAACGTGGAATACCTTCCCGACGACGCGACCCTGACCGAGCGCGCCCGCCGGGGCGAGGGGCTGACGCGGCCGGAGATCGCGGTGCTGCTCGCCTATGCCAAGCTCTCGCTGCACGACGAACTGCTCGAGAGCACCGTTCCGGACGATCCCTATCTCGGCAAGGAGCTGGAGCGCTACTTCCCGCAGGAGATGCGCGAGCGCTTCCCCGACGCCATCGCCGGGCACCGGCTGCGCCGCGAGATCATCGCGACCCAGCTCGCGAACGCCATCGTCAACCGCGGCGGCCCCACCGTCGTCGCGCGGCTCGTCGACCAGACGGGCGCCGACGCGCCGACCATCGCGGCGGCCTATGCGGCGACGCGGGATTCCTTCGGCCTCACGGAGCTGAACGGCGCCATCGACGCCCTCGACGGCATGGTTCCGGGCGCCCTGCAGCTGCGGCTCTACGGCGAGCTGCAGGAGCTCCTCATGAACCGCATCGTCTGGTTCATCCGCAATGTGGACTTCACGTCGACCACCCTCGACGCGGTGATCGGCACTTACGCTTCCGGCATCGCGGAGATCGAGCGCGGCCTGCGCGAGACCCTCGCGCAGGAGGCGCTGGACGCCTGGGACGCCCGCGCGAAGGCCCTCGTCGAGCAGGGCGCGCCCGAGGAACTTGCGCGCCGCCTCTCGGCCCTGCCGGACCTCGTCGCGGCCCCCGACATCGTGCTGACCGCGCAGAAGACCGGCAAGCCGGTGGTGGACATCGCCCGCATCCACTTCGCGGTGGAGGGCGCCTTCCGCCTCGGCGCGCTGATCGGGGCGGCGCGGGAGATCGCCGTGAGCGACTACTTCGACCGCCTCGCCCTCGACCGGGCCATCGACAGCATCGCCTCGGCCCACCGCAACCTCACGGCGGAGGTGGCGGCGCAGGACGCCGCGGGAGCCGACGCGGTACGGGCCTGGAGCGAGAAGCGCGGCGCGGACGTCGCCCGCATCCGCAACGCGGTCGACAGCATCGTCCTCTCCGGGCTCACCCTGTCCAAGGTGACCGTGGCGGCGAGCCTCCTGGGCGACCTGGCGCGGGTCTGA
- a CDS encoding MFS transporter yields MNDRDVLESLPPAALPPLPEEPAAPAGAASRPAILGWLLFDWACQPFFTLVTTFVFAPFFAAALAPDPVTGQSLWGYATACAGLVLAFLSPVLGAIADATGPKKPWIAACGLVLFASSFALWFAAPGAPSAIPVALLGFGIGTVAVEVAAVFNNAMIPHLVPPERFGRLSGTGWAIGYLGGLVSLAIVLGFLAASPETGRTVLGLQPLFGLDAGLREGDRITGPFSAVWFLLFVLPLFVLTPDIARSATGLREAVRRSLAQVASTVADARRHESVGRFLLANMVYQDALVALFAFGGIYGAGVFGWHATELGVFGILLTVTGTLGALVGGRLDDRFGARPVILGAIAVLGLVCAGVLSLGREHVFFVFATAPAAPGDGLYGTLPEKVFLGLGLVIGAVAGPLQASSRSLLARLVPAREAGRYFGLLALSGKVTSFLAPLTVAVATDLFRTQAAGPAVLILFFLAGGVLVSGVKRV; encoded by the coding sequence ATGAACGACCGCGACGTCCTGGAATCCCTCCCGCCCGCAGCCCTGCCGCCCCTCCCCGAAGAGCCGGCCGCGCCCGCGGGCGCGGCCTCCCGTCCGGCCATCCTCGGCTGGCTCCTGTTCGACTGGGCCTGTCAGCCCTTCTTCACCCTGGTCACCACCTTCGTCTTCGCGCCCTTCTTCGCGGCGGCGCTCGCGCCCGATCCGGTGACGGGACAGAGCCTGTGGGGCTACGCCACCGCCTGCGCGGGCCTCGTGCTGGCGTTCCTTTCGCCCGTCCTCGGCGCCATCGCCGACGCCACCGGGCCGAAGAAGCCGTGGATCGCCGCCTGCGGCCTCGTGCTCTTCGCCTCCTCCTTCGCCCTGTGGTTCGCGGCGCCGGGGGCGCCCTCCGCCATCCCGGTGGCGCTCCTCGGCTTCGGCATCGGCACCGTCGCGGTGGAGGTCGCCGCCGTGTTCAACAACGCCATGATCCCGCACCTCGTGCCGCCGGAGCGGTTCGGCCGGCTCTCCGGCACCGGCTGGGCCATCGGCTATCTCGGGGGGCTCGTCTCCCTTGCCATCGTGCTGGGCTTCCTCGCCGCGAGCCCGGAGACGGGCCGGACCGTGCTGGGCCTCCAGCCGCTCTTCGGCCTCGACGCGGGCCTCCGGGAGGGGGACCGGATCACCGGCCCGTTCTCGGCGGTGTGGTTCCTCCTCTTCGTCCTGCCGCTCTTCGTCCTCACGCCGGACATCGCGCGCTCCGCCACCGGCCTGCGCGAGGCCGTGCGCCGGAGCCTCGCGCAGGTGGCGAGCACGGTGGCCGACGCGCGGCGGCACGAGAGCGTCGGGCGCTTCCTCCTCGCCAACATGGTCTACCAGGACGCCCTGGTGGCGCTCTTCGCCTTCGGCGGCATCTACGGGGCGGGCGTGTTCGGCTGGCACGCCACGGAACTCGGCGTCTTCGGCATCCTGCTCACGGTCACCGGGACCCTCGGCGCCCTCGTCGGCGGGCGGCTCGACGACCGCTTCGGCGCGAGGCCGGTCATCCTCGGCGCCATCGCCGTTCTGGGCCTGGTCTGCGCCGGCGTGCTCTCCCTCGGCCGGGAGCACGTGTTCTTCGTGTTCGCCACCGCGCCCGCCGCGCCGGGCGACGGCCTCTACGGCACGCTGCCGGAGAAGGTCTTCCTCGGGCTCGGCCTCGTCATCGGCGCCGTCGCGGGCCCGCTCCAGGCCTCCTCCCGCAGCCTCCTGGCCCGGCTCGTCCCCGCCCGGGAGGCGGGGCGCTATTTCGGCCTCCTCGCCCTCTCGGGCAAGGTCACGTCCTTCCTCGCGCCGCTCACGGTGGCCGTGGCGACGGACCTGTTCCGCACCCAGGCGGCGGGTCCCGCCGTGCTGATCCTGTTCTTCCTGGCCGGCGGCGTCCTCGTCTCCGGGGTGAAGCGGGTCTAG
- a CDS encoding DUF6356 family protein produces MSLKSLFTEHPESVGETYFEHMGVALSFAGPLLAAGLAALVHAFLPFLCVTTASATVKRLYARMTNRAPRPAQPSVADRMMGWDPVI; encoded by the coding sequence ATGTCCTTGAAGTCGCTGTTCACCGAGCATCCCGAATCCGTCGGCGAGACCTATTTCGAGCATATGGGCGTGGCCCTCAGCTTCGCCGGGCCGCTGCTGGCGGCCGGCCTCGCCGCCCTCGTGCATGCCTTCCTGCCCTTCCTGTGCGTGACCACGGCGAGCGCCACGGTGAAGCGGCTCTACGCCCGCATGACGAACCGTGCGCCGCGGCCCGCCCAGCCCTCCGTCGCCGACCGCATGATGGGCTGGGACCCGGTCATCTGA
- a CDS encoding L,D-transpeptidase encodes MALAAALLLAAAGTGSPAAARELVRFEGSAAPGTILIRTGERRLYYVRGDGTALRYPVAVGKPGKQWFGEARVDGKYVKPAWSPPLEVKRDNPRLPSVIPGGAPNNPMGARALTLDRDEYAIHGTNRPSSIGTYASYGCIRMLDEDIVDLYDRVSVGTRVIVER; translated from the coding sequence ATGGCGCTGGCCGCCGCCCTGCTTCTCGCGGCGGCAGGCACGGGATCTCCCGCCGCGGCCCGCGAGCTGGTGCGCTTCGAGGGTTCCGCCGCCCCCGGGACGATCCTGATCCGGACCGGCGAGCGCAGGCTCTATTACGTGCGCGGCGACGGCACGGCCCTGCGCTATCCCGTGGCGGTCGGCAAGCCGGGCAAGCAGTGGTTCGGCGAGGCGCGCGTCGACGGGAAATACGTGAAGCCCGCCTGGTCGCCGCCGCTCGAGGTGAAGCGGGACAACCCGCGCCTGCCCTCCGTCATCCCCGGCGGCGCGCCCAACAATCCCATGGGCGCCCGCGCCCTGACCCTCGACCGGGACGAATACGCCATCCACGGCACCAACCGCCCGTCCTCCATCGGAACCTATGCCTCCTACGGCTGCATCCGCATGCTCGACGAGGACATCGTCGACCTCTACGACCGAGTCTCCGTCGGGACCCGGGTGATCGTGGAACGGTGA
- a CDS encoding class I SAM-dependent methyltransferase: MSGTERLELFRSLLEDAHRALGLSFGFELWDGSTVPRDLPPYAMRLAIRRESVVSALLRRPGLDTLINAHVAGLLDLKNGTLFDLADQRPQGKVLRRLKGVSKAKALRTAYRFWRAPADMPRPLDRIGEKPDARDGRPETNKGNIAYHYDVSNAFYRLFLDPEMVYTCAYFQPDWHDDLAKAQIDKLDMICRKLRLKPGERLLDIGCGWGALICHAAQHYGVKATGVTLAEEQAALAREKIARLGLQERVEVVVKDFTQMEGEFDKISSIGMFEHVGIANHPAYFRAVHRLLRPRGLYLHHCIARRAKRTDRAFRKLKPEYRALTRYIFPGGELDHLGMSIANLERFGFEVHDVEGWREHYQRTTRLWWENLNARRREAEAEVGPEKTRMWLLYLAGCSLAFARGAVGVNQTLASKRSRGPAGLPPTRADLYR; this comes from the coding sequence ATGAGCGGGACGGAGCGGCTGGAACTCTTCCGAAGCCTTCTGGAGGACGCCCATCGGGCGCTCGGCCTCTCGTTCGGCTTCGAGCTCTGGGACGGCTCGACCGTGCCGCGGGACCTGCCCCCTTACGCCATGCGCCTCGCGATCCGGCGGGAGAGCGTCGTCTCCGCCCTCCTGCGCCGCCCGGGCCTCGACACCCTCATCAACGCCCATGTGGCGGGCCTGCTCGACCTGAAGAACGGCACCCTCTTCGATCTCGCGGACCAGCGGCCGCAGGGCAAGGTCCTCCGCCGCCTGAAGGGCGTGAGCAAGGCGAAGGCCCTGAGGACGGCCTACCGGTTCTGGCGCGCGCCCGCCGACATGCCGCGCCCCCTCGACCGGATCGGGGAGAAGCCGGACGCCCGCGACGGGCGGCCCGAGACCAACAAGGGCAACATCGCCTATCATTACGACGTGTCGAACGCCTTCTACCGGCTCTTCCTCGACCCGGAGATGGTCTACACCTGCGCCTACTTCCAGCCGGACTGGCACGACGATCTCGCGAAGGCGCAGATCGACAAGCTCGACATGATCTGCCGCAAGCTCCGGCTCAAGCCCGGCGAGCGGCTGCTCGACATCGGCTGCGGCTGGGGCGCGCTGATCTGCCATGCGGCGCAGCATTACGGGGTCAAGGCCACCGGCGTGACGCTCGCGGAGGAGCAGGCGGCCCTGGCGCGGGAGAAGATCGCGCGGCTCGGCCTGCAGGAGCGGGTCGAGGTGGTGGTGAAGGACTTCACCCAGATGGAGGGGGAGTTCGACAAGATCTCCTCCATCGGCATGTTCGAGCATGTGGGGATCGCCAACCACCCGGCGTATTTCCGCGCCGTGCACCGGCTCCTGCGGCCGCGCGGGCTCTACCTGCATCACTGCATCGCCCGGCGCGCCAAGCGCACCGACCGCGCCTTCCGCAAGCTGAAGCCGGAATACCGGGCGCTGACCCGCTACATCTTTCCCGGCGGGGAGCTCGACCATCTCGGCATGTCGATCGCCAATCTCGAACGCTTCGGCTTCGAGGTGCACGACGTGGAAGGCTGGCGCGAGCATTACCAGCGCACCACGCGCCTGTGGTGGGAGAACCTGAACGCCCGCCGCCGGGAGGCCGAGGCCGAGGTGGGGCCGGAGAAGACCCGCATGTGGCTCCTCTATCTCGCCGGCTGCTCGCTCGCTTTCGCCCGCGGGGCGGTCGGGGTCAACCAGACGCTCGCCTCGAAGCGCAGCCGGGGTCCCGCCGGCCTGCCGCCGACGCGGGCGGACCTCTACCGCTGA